CTGTTCGTGTCACTCGGAACCAGATTCGTAGCGCGAGACAGGAACGCCAAGGCCGTGCCATTCCCTGCGATCCTGCCTTCGGTCGTGATGTTGTTCGCCTCCTGGCCAGAGGAGTCCACACTGGCACGCACGCACTCACCCGTGGCCACATCTACAACAAATGCGTCCTGCGCGCTGTTGGTATCGTCGGCCACAAGATTCGTTGCCCCTGAGAGGAAAGCCACGAGCGAGCCATCTCCAGTCATGGATGGGAAGTCCGCGTACGAGTCCGGTAGGCCTCCGTCCGCAGCGTGGACCGGAGCGGTCGTCACGTCGGACTCGACATCACGCACATAGATGCAGGAGCCGCTCTGGACCGGCGTGCTGACCAGATCGCCAGCTCGACTTGCGAACGCCACGTAGCGGCCGTCATCGGACAGACCCATGTAGTCGCTGAGCGCCACCTCGGCCGAGCTCTCGCCACCGTCGGGCTTCACGTTGACGCGCTCGATAGCACCACCAGCCAAGGTCTTGATGTAGATGTCCGCCTGGCTCGATGTGTCGTCGGCGGCGAACGTCGTCGCGTACGTGATGAAGGCGACCTTCGTGCCGTCCTTGCTGATCTTGGGATAGAAGCTGTGGCCGTTGCCCTGCTCGCTCGCCGGCCCAACGCTCACGCGCGTGGTCACCCCGAGTTGCAGGTCGCGAACGAACACGTCCTGACGGCCATTCGTGTCCCCCGGCACGAGGTTGTTCGCATTCGAGAAGAACGCAACGTAGCGGCCGTCGGCACTCAGGCTCGCGTTGTTGCTGTAGTCGTTGCCTTTCACGCCGGCGGTGGACTGGCTCGCGAGGGTAGTCTCGTTCGACTGCATGTCGCGCACGAACAAGTCCCAATCGGCACCGGTGTCCCCCGCGACAATCCCGGGTGAGTCCGAGCTGAAGGCCACGTAGCGGCCGGACCCGCTGATCTCGCAGTCGTTCGTCGCACCATGCGACGCCGGATCGCCATCGAGATCAACGGATACACACGTCGTCTCGTTGCTCTCGGTGTCGCGCAGGAAGATGTCGCCCCAACCGTTCGCATCTTCCGGTACAAGGGTGCTCGCCCAACTCCAGAAGGCGATGTAGCGCCCATCTTCGCTGATGTCCGGGTGGCTGGATTCGCCGTTGGCTTGCGTTCCATCTGAGGCGACGCTCGCTCGGACTGTCGTGTCCGGCGCGATCGCCACGCCTGTGGCAGGCGCAA
This genomic interval from Actinomycetota bacterium contains the following:
- a CDS encoding calcium-binding protein, translating into MAGTAVFAPATGVAIAPDTTVRASVASDGTQANGESSHPDISEDGRYIAFWSWASTLVPEDANGWGDIFLRDTESNETTCVSVDLDGDPASHGATNDCEISGSGRYVAFSSDSPGIVAGDTGADWDLFVRDMQSNETTLASQSTAGVKGNDYSNNASLSADGRYVAFFSNANNLVPGDTNGRQDVFVRDLQLGVTTRVSVGPASEQGNGHSFYPKISKDGTKVAFITYATTFAADDTSSQADIYIKTLAGGAIERVNVKPDGGESSAEVALSDYMGLSDDGRYVAFASRAGDLVSTPVQSGSCIYVRDVESDVTTAPVHAADGGLPDSYADFPSMTGDGSLVAFLSGATNLVADDTNSAQDAFVVDVATGECVRASVDSSGQEANNITTEGRIAGNGTALAFLSRATNLVPSDTNSQPDVFVRSLVTAPADTTAPTVMTNAVARYTGMAHISITATDGPDGSGVASVSYDLDSGGDHHHDGDLGHCRDRSGHASSRLLGRGRRGQ